The window GCGGGCCGGGCGTTGCCATGACGAAGATCGGCAGGACGATGGCGATAAGGATGCTCAGCCACGGAACGATGTATCCGAGCAGCGGCGAATGATCGCGGTTTATACGCCGACCGTAGGCATCGCTGCGGGAGCGGGGGTTCAACCGCTCCATCAGTTATCGGTTTCGTTGGATTGCACCGATGGTGCCGCCGCCTCGCCAATCAGCTCCGCCGCTTCAGGCTCGTAGATAGGGTCGACACGCACGATCCCCGTAGCGGCGGGATCGCTTATTATGCGGGCGAGCGCGCCGTCTTCGGTTACTTCGACGACGATCGCGACAGCAGTTCCGGGCCGGTAGTAACCGCCTGCACCGCTGGTTACGAAGATGTCGCCCTTCTTCAGCGGGTTCAGTCCCAGATTGATGAGCCGCACCCGTAGCAGGCCGTCACCGCGCCCTTGTGCAATGGCAGCGACGTCGTCCGTAGCGCGGCGTACCGGCAGGTAGCTGTCGCTGTCAGTCAGAAGCAGCACGCGCGCGCTGTCGCTGCTGGCTTCGAGCACGCGGCCAAGCACACCGCGTTCGGAACGCACCGGCATACCGGGTCGCACACCTTCGTCGGTTCCGGCACCCAGATAGGCAATCCGGCGCGAACTTGTCGCGCTCGATCCGATCAGACGGGCGATGGCCACTGCCTCGCCATCGTTTTCGGTAAGGCCCATGAGGCCCTTTAGCCGCTCGTTCTGCCGCTCAACAGCCTGGGCCTCGGCCAGTTTGATACGCGCAAGCTCGACTTCACGGCGCAATTCGGCGTTCTTGCTGCCGGCCCGGTAATAGGCGCCGATAGCCTCGAACATGCCCTGGCTTTCGGAGCGAGCGACCGCCACGGTTTCCGCTGCCGGTTCGACGATGTCGATGGCTTCCCCGCGCACCGGGCCGAAAGTGGCCGGGCGGATCAGCGATACGGCCAGCAGCAGTGCGCCAATCAGCGCGCCGATACCGGCAATCACATAGCCCGTGAACTGGCCGAATTGCGCCCTGCGCGAATGGCCGGAGCGCCTGCCCGCATGACTGGAAGGGGAGGACGCCATCGAGCTTCCCCGATTAGGCGGTCATCAGGACGCCGCGATAGACCGGATCTTCCATCGCCCGGCCTGTACCCATCGCCACGCAGGACAGGGGATCTTCGGCGATAGTGACCGGCAGACCGGTTTCTTCACGCAGATGTTCATCCAGCCCGCGGATCAGCGCGCCACCGCCGGTTAGAACGATGCCTTGATCCACGATATCGGCGGCCAGTTCGGGTGCCGTGTTTTCCAGCGCGATA of the Alteripontixanthobacter maritimus genome contains:
- the mreC gene encoding rod shape-determining protein MreC, with protein sequence MASSPSSHAGRRSGHSRRAQFGQFTGYVIAGIGALIGALLLAVSLIRPATFGPVRGEAIDIVEPAAETVAVARSESQGMFEAIGAYYRAGSKNAELRREVELARIKLAEAQAVERQNERLKGLMGLTENDGEAVAIARLIGSSATSSRRIAYLGAGTDEGVRPGMPVRSERGVLGRVLEASSDSARVLLLTDSDSYLPVRRATDDVAAIAQGRGDGLLRVRLINLGLNPLKKGDIFVTSGAGGYYRPGTAVAIVVEVTEDGALARIISDPAATGIVRVDPIYEPEAAELIGEAAAPSVQSNETDN